The Mobula hypostoma chromosome 22, sMobHyp1.1, whole genome shotgun sequence genome includes a region encoding these proteins:
- the LOC134336481 gene encoding uncharacterized protein LOC134336481, with amino-acid sequence MVTLNSLELSYQRICPGASTDQLLALMRGGLASTAVDTPAEIWRKTHRGCRGGLQSRGKRTGSRQQRRMEKRSSVDNKMDEFTALAGCQRTFREGIVMCFTGTELHEDIPDQNFSMDGFQTIPADWKSTESGKRKGVGCLLFWLTTDGAIQIILRSRNMFVDGILNFLLLDFGHIPPIFNTWRHRMSFLPVAIKLAAPSVEGQTP; translated from the exons atggtaactttaaattccttggagttatcatatcagaggatctgtcctggagccagcac ggaccagctgcttgcgcttatgCGGGGCGGTTTAGCGAGCacagcggtggacacccctgctgaaatctggaggaaaacacacagaggatgcagagggggattacaaagtcgaggaaagaggaccgggtcgagacaacagagacgtatggagaagaggagttcagtggataataaaatggacgagttcacagcGCTAGCCgggtgtcagagaacatttcgggagggcattgttatgtgtttcactggaacggagctgcatgaggacatacccgatcaaaacttctccatggacggcttccagaccattccggCTGACTGGAAgagcactgagagcggtaagcgtaaaggagttgggtgcttactgttctggttaacaacagatggtgcaatccagatcatattacgatcaagaaACATGTTTGTAGAcgggatattgaactttttactgttggactttggccacattccaccgattttcaacacttggcggcacaggatgtcgttcctgcctgtggctatcaaacttgcagctccttccgtggagggtcagacaccctga